CTTTGATTTCAGTTTAGTGAagtattttgataatgtatCAGGTCTTTTATGACTCattctaataatatatttattaaaatagtagTCGATGAGAAAGTCcactatttttcatattaattaaaaaagacGTAAAATCAAGATCATTTATGAGCGaatttgttgaatatatttaagGTTATTTCGACCGTCGTGACCAACCAGAATATAGCATTTTCCGACGCGTAGCCACTAACCTAAAAGATGATTGTCAATTTCATGTGGGTTTCGAGGAAGCTTCTAGGGAAATGCACCCAGCAGGTCAACCAATAATTGTATTTAGACCTAATAAATTACGTTCAAATGACCTGGATGAGACGTACCCAGGTGGactgaataattttgatgaattaCACATTTGGGCGTCGGAAAAATGTGTACCACTGGTTAGAgaaataacatttgaaaatgCCGAAGAACTAACTGAAGAAGGTTTACCGTTTTTAATTCTTTTCCATCATACAGATGACAAGGATAGTATTAAGAAATTTAACGAAATTGTTCAGAATGAGCTGCTCTCAGAAAAACGTAagttattttcgaatttatttctCTTCTAAAATGATATAAtgcatatttatataattatcttTCTGATATCTGATTTATCCATATAATTgaacaattctttgaaataaaataaaattgtgtagCTTAATAACATTCCCCTTATATTATCTATAAACAACTATGTGATTATTTTGACACACTGCAAAATGATTCAATCTACAACGATATACGTTGTACATTTTAAAAaccattattttgttttatgaataGTTTGAATGATGACAATTACTACTtagtaaattgaaataagaGCTGAAAATGTCGTTATCATTGAAAATTGGTAACTGGTACTGAGTGAcaatttttaaatcttattCAGAAGAATATTATTCAAGAAGTTATTAAAATTCAGACCCATATGGTTTTGATGACACAATCAATCATATAGAAATAtcttatttttgaaatgattgtCAATTGCCAGTATCGTATTTATGTTTTATGTACACTGTTAGTGAatggatctattgtgtccccttttCTAGCTGTGGAATTGAAGATACttagtgtttacagctgatctattatTCCCACCTTTTTTTAGAAAGTTCAGGATGTATGCTGAATCTAGCTGCCAAAAATCTTTATCTTCTATTTCATGTGTTCCCAGATGTCATGCTCTGGAGTTCCGATAGTCTCTCATACTTCAAGAAAAAGTAGATAGAGGTTTTGAAATACTAAAAGATATCTCGTCGTCGTCTCAATGAAAACCTGAATAGTCTAGGTTTAACCGAGTGCATATTCTGTTATGTAGAAGCGAAACTTtcatgaaatagaagatgaagcTTTTTGTAAGCTAGATTTATCCCACATCTTGATcatataatattgtttattgttttttattttgtttttagaatcTATCAACTTCCTTACAGCCGATGGTAAAAAATTTGCACACCCCCTACATCACCTTGGTAAAAGTGAAAAGGATCTACCTCTAATTGCTATTGATAGTTTTAGACATATGTACCTGTTTCCTAATTATAAAGACATAGAGATTCCTGGAAAACTAAAGCAATTTCTCAAAGATCTTTACTCGGGAAAACTACACAGGGAGTTTCATTATGGTCCCGACTCTGATACAAATACTGAACAAGACATCACTACTCCTCCTGTTAgtactttcaaaaaattagcTCCTTCCAAAAATAGGTATACTTTACTTGATAAGGATGAACTGtagaaaatgtatcaatatataaattaatgttttttttttgatttggcAATACAACAATCAATGTTTCAAGtgggtacatttttttttaattaacaactTTATAAGTACAAAGCCTTTTAATTATATAGACCAATACAAAATACTGTTTTTTATGGCCAAAAACATGTGTTTTTTTGAATTCTACAAGTTAAAATAGAATGTTTGTGGACATTTAGAGCTACTAAGATAATAATTTcactataataaaaatagttttgtatGATATATAACACTTAAATTGAGATAAACTATTATTTGCCCCttgcaaataatttaaatattcatttcaacaaattttatgttacataaaatatttggatgctgtttaaattattacaaaacatATATAGGCTCTAGCAAAATGTGGAACTCCGAATTTGTGGCTCAATAatgatttttacgaaaaattgtgaaaaatttgttgtatattttttatatcatgtaATGGTGCTTAGAGATTTTCTGTTCGTGccacattttttgaaatatgaaattttaaatgcatcaaattttaaatgttttgagtagatatatttctaaatttactGATACCAGGTTTAGGGGGTCTCTGATTTATGGTTTACagcttaaaaattaatttaattgtagggttgaacatttatttatttcataatattttataccgCGGCTTTTATTCGATCTTCTAATTCTTGGAGAGTTTGAAGCAAGTCcgtataaactataaatatcaaatattccaaagaaaaaatcCATTGGAGATAAATTCGTtgcaaaatgaaataaaacatcaTCGTGCTGAAACCAAATCTATTTTGATAACTGTAAATGATTTTTTGAGACGTTGAGGTTTTGTGGGTATTTTGTATGGCCTTGTTCCATCCACTAGAAAATATTCGAACTATATTCATGTTCATGCAAAATGCTGCTTTATCGGAAAACACAAAgagaaaatttacaaacatCATTTAATGATACACGATAgtatacaaaatatacaaaaaattccattagatacaatttttcatatttaattcaCAAATTCTATGTTCCGTCCATTTTGCCTGACCctgtataaaaaatacaaattaattgaGTATTATTCTAAttgtcatatttatttatatctctATTGCATATTGCAttttcacaaaacaaaaaaaattaattgtatattaaGTATGTACATACTTTTCAATTATCTACTAAAAGTGTAATTTTAGACCAGGGTCAATTTATAGCAGTAAAtagtcaattattttttttcttgaaagtCGATAATTCTTAATAATCTTCATATGAAAGCTGTAATTTGAGAATTCGATTCAAGGTTTGTTGAATTgtttaataagaaaatgtttgttttaatatttgctTTTTACAACATAAATAATTAAGGAGAGTTGTGCAGTCTAACATTGCTTTTTAGAGACTCAAATATGCTCAACTCGTaacataaatatgaatataaagtAGTATATCGACGGTGGCACCTTAATATGTAGTGAAATAATGACAGGCATCAACcagatgaaaatgaaatatttgcatTTGATGTTATATAAAATCTAGCGACAACTTTTATTCtagtaattttgttttaattatatgCATCATGTCATGGGCCTATAGTTAACAAGAATATTAGTAAAATTACTTCATAAATAAACCTTTGTTTGAAAAAGGGGCTTGTTAcattattcaatttcaatatgtAGTGTAGAGGTAAGGAAAACCGTCTTAAATGGGGGAAAGCTAAAAAAGTGTGCATCTGTAAACAGCAAATTATTGTTTGAAGACTCACCAAAATAACGTTAGTGTAGCAAATGGAAATGATATGAATTTAGCAGTTATAAGCAGAGTGAAGTGTGCtaggttaaaaaattttatattttactgaTCTTTTGTAGTTGAGAAATATGCAGTATGCAAAATCTCAACTACTTAAGTGGccaaaaataatttggtaattataacctgtaaacttattgaaaaaaatggatagTGATTTGAAGTTAACAcgcttttttttatataaatcttgCATTTCTATCAAACACTCATGTCTACGTCCGAATATTAtaataactgaataaaaaagtgttggtgtagatgttattgtttattatcatcatatattatatatttcatgtACAGTTTTCGAatggatttatatattaatagttttgttaaaatagttATGACTTTCAAATAGGAATTTAATTTACTACCCTACTCAAATAATTTCTggattgtttttttaataagttttttcaataaataatgacaatttatgataattttcttcagaatgtctttttatagcgaacggtttccttggcatgtacaacgatataaaaatctacatatcccttaaataataaattttatcgagttgacAAAGAGttcctttttgttgaaaaatcgattgaaacatttatttttgctatctttaggctatacaggttgtccctgtaaaagttacggattgttaaccatcgGGTATGAGCCGCTCCTGGAAATGcataatcatccattaaaattcataatgttcgattgtataatttaatatgtCACTAAATATATTGCATATGGGTTGCCGCCCAAATTTCAGTCCAGGAtatgattaattaataattaaaaaaaaagaatttttttaactttccgCCGGTatgtttattagaaaaattctaTACCAATCGAAACTTCGAAGCCTTTTGAATCGGCAAACGTTAGGTTGCTTATTCTTTTCCTGTCATAACTTTCCGAGCACCTGGGTATAGACTCTATAATTTAGTAATCAAGGAATGAATGTCAAGATTCCTCCTCTGatattaattttcgcgggagaaggtttaatGGTGGGAAAATTTAAGATAAAACAGGTAATTCAAGTgtaaagacgataacttggttatcgaaaagctcgtcagacaatgtaatcgtgagtgttggtgtagtgggggtgtaaacagtgtattcagctCCATCTATGTCTAAATTTATCCTAATGAGAATGTACCATGTTCATATTTACAGGCATTCTATATCCGAAGATAGAAAAATTCGTAATCATATCAGTTATCAGTTCGTTTGATTGCAACATGAACTACTGCCCTAAAACTGGTCCAGGTTAAGtatcacaattaaaaatgtttttaatggtaGATAGATAAGActtctaatttgaatttatttcttcaagTAGATGCACAATGGAAAAATAACGCTGAGTGTGATGATAATGGGCTCGGCAATGCAAACTTCATTGCTCTTTTTTGACGGTACCAACTTATAATGTATAAcgtgatataaaatataatgtaattataaaataGTTACTAGTGTAgtgtttttcttatatttatttaaactatttccaACGATGACCATCAGGTTTGACGTAACGTATTACAAAAGTCAACTGGTCTATGTGAGTCAAATCGGGTGTTGAATCCACAGTTATGGCAAAGTATCGAGCTTCTTTAGCTTCATCACTTAGAGTTTGTCAGAGACTAGTCCGGCCAGAGAGGGCTGGCCGAAGTACCTTTTCATTTTCAGTAGAAGATTTATTGTGGAAATTTCACGACTTTTGAAATGACAACCCAAAATTGGTCACTGGCTCTTCCTCTATCACGTGTTGTCCGGAATTTGGTTTGGACACCTTTTCACACATTTGTTGGGAGAATACGGTATTTTGTCCggtaatttattttatctatattttcatttattatatattaacgCAGATATTTAACTAGAACAGTTTGCTGCCTTTGGTCTCAGATTATCTTTCTTCCATTATTAATACCCAGATAATTAACAGAATCCAGGGATTATAAAGCTTTCTATCCTAAATATTTCGAAATCTTAACTTTTAGCAAACTCAACttttctttttgatttgttATGCGTTGTTATAACAAATCTGGTTTTCAAGAATATTGTCGCATATTCTAGAAAACTTAATCAGGTAAAGGACGGGAAAAAGAAGAACCAACAAAATTAGGTGGACGGggaaaaaaacaaacttaattAACTTGAGAATTTTGTTACAATTTAGAATTTCATGTACAGATTGTCCTCGTTTATTTTTCGTGTCCAAACACAGTTATAAAACCCACGTCACAAATAACTGCTATACACTTATTTGTCCAAATCAGTTATCATTTCGAACCGCTATGAAAATACTTTTACTCTAACctatattatttcgaattttaaacAACGCGTTTCGTGCCTCACTTAAATCCAATGTTTCAAGACTTTCCACTTTTCTATCACCTCTATCCACCTTCCGTGATGATGAACAATTCTCTTCCATAAGTATTTTAGATTCTATATTTACCAGACAGGAGTCCGATTGACCATTTGCACTTACACTGAATTCAGCAATGTCTAGAAAGTTTCTGAATCTATCTGTATAATCAGGTATACTTCTACTTTTTCTCACTTCCAtacaattaaaaacttttttaggaTCTAAACCCAAAATTTCCAAAGCTCTCGTAggattttcttttatatattggTGCATGTTGGTTAGGTTGGAATCGGTTTGAGTTTCCGAGTCAGTGTAAGTTCTTATGGCATGGAAGGGAGGTGATGGAGGATCACCCCAACAAAATATTTCTGGTGGATGAGAGTTGCTCCTAGCTAATGGTCCACTATTTGACTTACTGGATGGACTATGATGGAGGTGTGCAATGTTTGGGTTAGATTGAGCAGAATAATTGATGACTGAAGCACTGCAAGAAGATGGAGTCGTCATTTCTTGAAGAGCGTGAATAGCGTTTCGCACCtggaattataaaatattaacaatcaaACAACAGTTGAGATACGAAGAAGATGTGAGATATGACCAAACCATAGA
The sequence above is drawn from the Diorhabda carinulata isolate Delta chromosome 6, icDioCari1.1, whole genome shotgun sequence genome and encodes:
- the LOC130895433 gene encoding endoplasmic reticulum resident protein 44, coding for MVMLNFITLNMFNIRVTLFFLITIVYIIDQTDSGAVQLNQQNLDMTLASNELVFINFYADWCRFSNLLMPIFDESADAIAKEFPEAGKVVLGKVDCDKESSISSRFHITKYPTLKVIRNGQPAKREYRGQRSVEAFTKFIKDQLEDPVKEFKELRELGALESDKRIIIGYFDRRDQPEYSIFRRVATNLKDDCQFHVGFEEASREMHPAGQPIIVFRPNKLRSNDLDETYPGGLNNFDELHIWASEKCVPLVREITFENAEELTEEGLPFLILFHHTDDKDSIKKFNEIVQNELLSEKQSINFLTADGKKFAHPLHHLGKSEKDLPLIAIDSFRHMYLFPNYKDIEIPGKLKQFLKDLYSGKLHREFHYGPDSDTNTEQDITTPPVSTFKKLAPSKNRYTLLDKDEL